In a single window of the Coprothermobacter proteolyticus DSM 5265 genome:
- a CDS encoding chemotaxis protein CheW, translating to MEEYVVFTLGDRKYAIALSNVVEILLPGSVYPIPNSAANVLGLTNIRGNILPVLDIKPLLGERENSSSELRRHVWIRSGNEDIVIVVDKVDGIKRVSEEDVAQPPEDLTVGKRIKKVILANNDLILVVDPLDLVG from the coding sequence GTGGAGGAATATGTTGTATTTACCCTTGGCGACAGGAAATATGCCATAGCACTCTCGAATGTGGTAGAAATACTACTGCCAGGTTCTGTATACCCGATACCGAACAGTGCTGCAAACGTACTTGGCCTTACTAATATAAGAGGCAATATTTTGCCAGTGTTGGATATAAAGCCACTGCTTGGAGAAAGAGAAAATTCAAGCTCTGAATTGAGGCGGCACGTTTGGATACGATCTGGCAATGAAGATATTGTTATCGTGGTGGACAAAGTCGATGGTATAAAGAGAGTTAGCGAGGAGGATGTGGCTCAGCCTCCAGAAGATCTCACTGTAGGGAAGCGCATTAAGAAAGTGATACTGGCAAATAATGATCTCATATTGGTAGTAGATCCTCTGGATTTGGTGGGGTGA
- a CDS encoding ABC transporter permease subunit, which produces MQLISAALWSTYRIFVAYFLSLAFGIFYGVSASSGPRREKIMIAILDILQSVPILGFFPVAIAFFVAVFRGQRIGLELAAIFLIFTSQAWNIAFGVYETVKTLPRELVEVGKAFNFSKTFTIQRIYLPAMVPTIVFNSGVSMANGWYFLMASEIITLGSQEVKLPGLGSSMMNYLAQGNILGVVMCIGTIVLINALLQVLIFRPLVKWSELFQYNAVGTAPEWPTVADVLFDFGKALKVDTVLVKLVSLGTKKLSAVAKYVFYVIGAALVGGLGYLIFWLFSPPYPSNILSQIPAALTVTTMRVVAAVVIAVLLALPFVIRSVKNVAAAQNIYSLASILGSIPAVVFYPPIVALGGRAYMEPLSILLLLTGSFWYALFNMSKGAMLLPGVLTEMAQVFNIKGWLYYKNILIPAILPPLITGALTAWGGAWNASIVAEHVQFGDKVYSIPGIGALLVQSTADTKALLLIVLSMTALIVLVNMLFWRPWYSKAAEKYNITE; this is translated from the coding sequence GTGCAACTGATATCAGCTGCTTTGTGGTCTACATATCGTATTTTTGTCGCATATTTTCTTTCTTTGGCTTTTGGGATCTTTTACGGAGTATCTGCCAGCTCGGGTCCCAGAAGAGAAAAAATCATGATAGCCATTTTGGACATACTTCAGTCTGTCCCCATACTAGGCTTCTTCCCTGTTGCTATAGCGTTCTTCGTCGCTGTTTTTAGAGGCCAGCGTATAGGCTTAGAACTGGCAGCCATATTTCTTATTTTTACCTCTCAAGCGTGGAACATCGCCTTCGGTGTATACGAGACAGTCAAAACATTACCAAGGGAATTAGTGGAAGTAGGTAAGGCTTTCAATTTTAGCAAAACGTTTACAATCCAACGTATTTATTTGCCAGCCATGGTGCCAACCATCGTGTTTAACAGCGGTGTTAGTATGGCCAATGGCTGGTATTTCTTGATGGCAAGTGAAATTATAACCTTGGGTAGCCAAGAAGTAAAATTGCCTGGTTTGGGGTCTAGCATGATGAATTACCTGGCGCAAGGCAACATTTTGGGCGTAGTCATGTGCATTGGAACCATCGTTCTGATAAACGCTTTGCTTCAAGTACTCATTTTTAGACCATTAGTTAAATGGTCCGAGCTGTTCCAGTACAATGCTGTTGGAACAGCACCTGAATGGCCTACTGTGGCAGACGTGCTCTTCGACTTTGGAAAAGCTTTAAAGGTCGATACCGTTTTGGTAAAACTGGTTAGCCTAGGCACTAAGAAACTGAGTGCCGTAGCTAAGTACGTTTTTTATGTAATAGGTGCTGCCTTAGTAGGAGGTCTGGGGTATCTTATCTTCTGGTTGTTCTCGCCTCCCTATCCTAGTAACATTCTTTCACAAATCCCTGCTGCTCTCACAGTTACCACAATGCGCGTAGTAGCTGCAGTAGTAATTGCTGTCCTCTTGGCTTTACCTTTTGTAATAAGAAGCGTTAAAAACGTGGCGGCCGCCCAAAACATTTACTCATTGGCCTCTATACTAGGGAGCATACCGGCAGTTGTTTTTTATCCTCCAATTGTGGCTTTAGGAGGGCGTGCTTACATGGAGCCTTTGTCCATATTACTTTTACTTACAGGCTCATTTTGGTATGCATTGTTTAACATGAGCAAGGGAGCCATGCTTTTACCAGGTGTGTTAACAGAAATGGCACAAGTATTCAATATAAAAGGTTGGCTTTACTACAAGAACATACTCATTCCAGCTATCCTGCCACCTTTAATAACTGGAGCTCTAACAGCATGGGGAGGAGCATGGAACGCTTCCATTGTGGCTGAGCATGTGCAGTTTGGTGACAAGGTGTATTCCATACCAGGTATTGGGGCACTGCTAGTACAGTCAACTGCTGATACAAAGGCACTGCTCCTTATCGTGCTAAGCATGACAGCGCTGATTGTTTTGGTTAACATGCTCTTTTGGAGACCTTGGTACAGCAAAGCAGCGGAAAAGTACAATATAACGGAGTGA
- a CDS encoding phosphoenolpyruvate carboxykinase (ATP), with product MWEKFFTDFSFMENPELSDLRQMAKKDEIPNRYGIPVYHSKIKSRSAKFTEYHYEITPDLETLFQEVFQHYQSRKWIKVERNIGQSPENLFRQLYIVPSEYARLAFMMTHNNFDPVGQKDPDIYIAAFPDWPDRRILVFPNLHFTMILGSDYYGESKMAGLRMAMHIMREERGGIGLHAGSKIYRVKNAQGQLTERGALIFGLSGTGKTTISVNSHNLVAPEGVEILQDDINMLTTKGNSYGTEKNFYVKTDSVSSTPELQDACLAEDAILENVYVSPEGEIDFDNMSISTNGRAVINRRRIPNTSDRIDLPQVNFFLFNTRRYDIPPVGKLTGPAQAAAFFMLGESTITSADDPTRVGETTRVVGFDPFIINKPEKSGNRLYEILSNHPIDVYIVNTGKIGGLDGIKITPEVTLKIVENIARGTIKWQYNEDLGYEIPVEVPGLDLSQFDPYKIYGKEEYKNMMEALRNDRRKHLQQFPDLYDQIKESI from the coding sequence ATGTGGGAAAAGTTCTTTACCGATTTTTCATTTATGGAGAACCCTGAGCTTTCTGATCTTCGGCAGATGGCTAAGAAGGATGAAATTCCAAATCGTTATGGTATCCCGGTGTATCACTCGAAAATCAAGTCCAGGAGTGCCAAGTTTACCGAGTATCACTATGAGATTACGCCTGACTTGGAGACTTTATTTCAAGAGGTTTTCCAGCACTACCAATCCAGAAAATGGATAAAAGTGGAAAGAAACATTGGGCAGTCACCGGAAAACTTATTCAGACAGCTTTATATTGTGCCATCGGAATACGCACGCCTTGCCTTTATGATGACTCATAATAACTTTGACCCAGTGGGGCAAAAAGATCCTGACATTTACATTGCTGCATTCCCTGATTGGCCTGACAGACGCATATTGGTGTTCCCTAATTTGCACTTCACCATGATTCTTGGTTCAGATTACTATGGAGAATCGAAGATGGCTGGTTTGAGAATGGCAATGCACATAATGCGCGAAGAACGGGGCGGCATTGGGCTACATGCAGGTAGCAAAATATACCGAGTCAAGAATGCCCAAGGACAACTTACTGAAAGAGGTGCCTTAATTTTCGGTTTGTCAGGTACCGGTAAAACTACCATAAGCGTAAACAGCCACAATTTGGTGGCACCGGAGGGCGTAGAAATACTGCAAGACGACATTAACATGCTCACCACAAAAGGAAATTCCTACGGCACTGAAAAGAACTTTTATGTGAAAACAGATTCAGTAAGCTCCACACCAGAACTTCAAGATGCCTGTTTAGCTGAAGATGCCATACTTGAGAACGTGTATGTCTCTCCTGAAGGGGAAATAGATTTTGACAACATGAGCATAAGTACCAACGGCCGGGCTGTGATAAACCGAAGGCGTATTCCTAACACCAGCGACCGCATCGATCTTCCGCAAGTAAATTTCTTCCTATTTAACACAAGGCGCTATGATATTCCGCCTGTAGGTAAACTCACAGGTCCGGCACAGGCTGCCGCTTTCTTCATGCTCGGTGAGAGTACTATTACTAGCGCCGATGACCCCACACGTGTGGGCGAGACGACTCGTGTGGTAGGTTTCGACCCATTTATCATAAACAAACCAGAAAAAAGTGGGAACAGGCTTTACGAAATACTAAGCAACCATCCCATTGATGTGTACATTGTGAACACAGGTAAAATTGGTGGATTGGACGGAATAAAGATTACACCTGAAGTCACACTTAAAATAGTGGAAAACATAGCCAGAGGTACCATAAAGTGGCAATACAACGAAGATCTGGGATACGAAATTCCTGTAGAAGTACCTGGTTTAGACCTTTCACAATTTGACCCTTATAAGATCTATGGTAAAGAAGAATACAAGAACATGATGGAAGCACTCAGAAACGACCGAAGAAAACATTTGCAACAGTTCCCTGATCTTTATGACCAGATAAAGGAATCTATTTAA
- a CDS encoding RsmD family RNA methyltransferase, translated as MLKITGGSLKNLSMNPPDVPALRPLPQRERLALFSMLGNVEGSRVVDLYAGSGIVAFEFLSRGAVEAVGVENNRKLCQFMRTQAKKWNVNLKVVCEDVFRFLRRPLEADYLFMGPPNHKGLVTKTLDALSAIEFTGIVIIQHSSREPLPPSVKVLRSTGKDESVVDIVKLILD; from the coding sequence TTGCTGAAAATTACAGGCGGCTCACTTAAGAATTTATCCATGAACCCACCTGATGTGCCTGCTCTAAGGCCTCTTCCGCAAAGAGAACGGCTTGCCCTTTTTTCCATGTTGGGAAATGTGGAAGGAAGCCGCGTCGTAGACCTTTATGCTGGTTCAGGCATTGTCGCTTTCGAGTTCTTGTCCAGGGGAGCAGTAGAGGCTGTTGGCGTTGAAAACAATAGAAAACTGTGCCAGTTTATGCGAACACAGGCTAAAAAATGGAACGTGAATTTGAAAGTGGTTTGTGAGGATGTGTTTCGTTTTCTTAGGCGTCCCCTAGAAGCCGATTATTTATTTATGGGACCTCCAAACCACAAAGGCCTTGTAACAAAGACACTGGATGCGCTTAGCGCTATTGAGTTCACAGGCATTGTCATTATTCAGCACTCCTCCCGAGAGCCATTGCCACCGAGCGTAAAGGTGCTTAGGTCTACTGGTAAAGATGAAAGTGTAGTCGATATTGTTAAGTTAATTTTAGATTAG
- a CDS encoding DUF2225 domain-containing protein gives MEGVYTKKLTCPVCKSEVYVARLKHGAYTVISRDSDLHPWVNGINPIYYVGAVCENCGYAALESHFEEVPPDEIKKLLPLLAKKRLAGIKGVREERTWEDALYVLSSVFEQYEIRNTDPYNLGYVAQNIAWLYREIKDEENEQVWLEKALQYYLKAYESSAQLPSTLGEAGLGYLIADLYARLGNYRDALQWASRVVQMPKNRKKVLFDQLSRELWQDLREKYKSSSQEERNWRTTLRTDVQRTLQSKGVLTTTMDSLIRNVGLWASGEIVKDLQDLTKEDIEAVASFEWFNKLIEISSGHKIIGDIQLAKLLSSGQEEPAVYLMPERWPEPPAMVLTDQPLSSGKKILWQGYGFLKGKVRKLFIMEV, from the coding sequence ATGGAAGGCGTTTACACTAAAAAGCTCACGTGCCCTGTGTGCAAGAGCGAAGTGTACGTTGCGCGTTTGAAACATGGTGCTTATACCGTTATTTCCAGGGATTCGGACTTGCATCCTTGGGTAAACGGAATTAATCCCATTTATTACGTTGGTGCTGTTTGCGAGAATTGTGGATATGCTGCTTTGGAGTCCCATTTCGAGGAAGTCCCTCCCGATGAGATTAAGAAACTTCTACCTTTACTAGCCAAGAAACGTTTGGCAGGCATAAAAGGTGTGAGGGAAGAAAGAACATGGGAAGACGCTCTGTACGTACTGTCTTCTGTTTTTGAGCAGTACGAGATTAGAAATACTGATCCGTATAACCTAGGCTATGTGGCTCAAAATATCGCCTGGCTGTACAGGGAAATAAAAGACGAAGAGAACGAGCAGGTTTGGCTTGAAAAAGCTCTTCAGTACTATTTGAAGGCCTATGAATCCAGTGCACAGTTACCGTCAACGCTTGGTGAGGCAGGTTTGGGTTATCTTATAGCGGATTTGTATGCAAGGTTAGGCAATTACAGGGATGCTTTACAGTGGGCATCACGAGTGGTGCAGATGCCCAAAAACAGAAAGAAAGTATTGTTCGACCAACTTTCCAGGGAACTATGGCAAGACCTTAGGGAGAAATACAAATCCTCATCTCAAGAGGAGAGAAATTGGCGCACCACTTTGAGGACAGATGTGCAAAGAACCTTGCAGAGTAAGGGAGTTCTAACTACAACAATGGACTCGCTTATTAGAAATGTGGGGCTATGGGCTAGTGGAGAAATTGTTAAGGATTTACAAGATCTTACTAAAGAGGATATCGAGGCTGTGGCTTCTTTCGAGTGGTTTAATAAATTAATAGAGATTAGTTCAGGACATAAAATAATAGGAGACATCCAGTTGGCAAAATTATTGTCCAGTGGGCAGGAAGAACCTGCAGTGTATCTGATGCCGGAACGCTGGCCTGAGCCTCCTGCCATGGTTTTAACGGACCAACCCTTAAGCTCAGGCAAAAAGATTTTGTGGCAAGGGTATGGCTTTCTGAAAGGGAAAGTGAGGAAGTTGTTCATTATGGAGGTGTAG
- a CDS encoding methyltransferase family protein: protein MLPRKISPVWLVISLVFGFAVSGKESLHPSLVTLGMAFTAFGAYLIGKAEEHYVFTKEGKGIYDYVRHPMYLGTSLFLMGVSVAMESVVLWIVALVWTIGALYLAWKESHSSSSS, encoded by the coding sequence ATGCTGCCTAGAAAAATAAGTCCTGTGTGGTTAGTGATCTCTCTTGTTTTCGGTTTTGCAGTTTCTGGTAAGGAGAGTTTGCATCCCAGCCTGGTAACGCTTGGTATGGCTTTTACAGCCTTCGGTGCTTATTTAATAGGAAAAGCCGAGGAACACTACGTTTTTACTAAGGAAGGCAAGGGTATCTACGACTATGTGAGACACCCCATGTACTTGGGCACATCACTTTTTCTGATGGGCGTTTCTGTGGCCATGGAATCTGTTGTTCTGTGGATAGTAGCACTGGTGTGGACAATAGGTGCATTGTACCTGGCATGGAAAGAGAGTCATTCTTCCTCAAGTTCGTAA
- a CDS encoding flagellar brake protein encodes MAKRKEPKVGDRGILRVREPGETGVEYYSTRIEDVRDGLIACSQPMRGQVYVKILSSPVELTYLKGDSVFSLMCEVIEQGKGDPPLIVLKPISGIYRSDRREYVRVPWMLDAELLFVKTFPADVKKFWEDHSHESVRAVILDLSAGGCRLSLAEACMVGEKVLIRFTVPEPNPDTFLLPALIKRVEPGSEPGVTNVGLQFVDVKDVIRDKLCRSVFCRQRELIKKGFYELEEE; translated from the coding sequence ATGGCAAAACGAAAAGAACCAAAAGTGGGCGATAGAGGAATTCTCAGGGTTAGGGAACCGGGGGAAACTGGTGTTGAGTACTATTCTACCCGGATTGAGGACGTGAGGGACGGTTTGATCGCCTGTTCTCAGCCCATGCGCGGTCAGGTTTATGTGAAGATCCTATCTAGTCCAGTGGAGCTTACGTATCTAAAGGGCGATAGTGTCTTTAGTTTGATGTGTGAAGTCATTGAACAGGGCAAAGGCGATCCTCCCTTAATTGTGCTCAAACCAATTAGTGGTATTTATAGGTCCGATAGGAGAGAGTACGTGAGAGTTCCTTGGATGCTTGATGCTGAGTTGTTATTTGTAAAAACGTTTCCTGCTGATGTAAAAAAGTTCTGGGAAGATCATTCCCATGAGTCAGTTCGAGCTGTCATATTGGATCTAAGTGCCGGCGGGTGCCGGCTTTCGCTAGCAGAAGCTTGCATGGTGGGAGAGAAAGTACTGATTCGTTTCACAGTCCCGGAACCAAACCCTGACACTTTTCTGTTACCTGCTCTTATAAAACGTGTTGAACCTGGTAGTGAGCCTGGAGTAACCAATGTAGGTTTGCAGTTTGTTGATGTAAAGGACGTTATTCGAGATAAGCTGTGTAGGTCAGTGTTCTGTAGGCAGAGAGAACTAATAAAGAAAGGCTTTTACGAACTTGAGGAAGAATGA
- a CDS encoding AAA-associated domain-containing protein, with protein MDVPLPKARVSEVLGLLEILDDEGGHVDLYKLGRTLGHDIDELISTIETAQLFNLVEVDNGDVVFTEVGKQFTDQNMEQRKTYISEVLSKLPYMVELLTALAESEEHSVDMEYLERIIDGEYSEREVKYFVRNLLDWARFAELIWVDSDEQTIHLETEEDEENNPEQNDQAEE; from the coding sequence ATGGACGTTCCATTGCCAAAAGCTCGTGTTAGCGAAGTATTAGGACTCTTGGAGATCCTGGATGATGAAGGCGGCCATGTGGACTTGTACAAGTTGGGAAGGACATTGGGACATGATATTGACGAGCTTATATCCACCATTGAGACTGCCCAACTGTTCAATCTGGTGGAAGTGGATAACGGAGACGTGGTGTTCACAGAAGTAGGAAAACAATTCACTGACCAGAACATGGAACAGCGTAAAACCTATATTTCCGAGGTACTAAGTAAACTGCCTTATATGGTGGAATTGCTCACGGCACTGGCAGAATCTGAGGAACACAGTGTCGACATGGAATACTTAGAGAGAATTATTGACGGTGAATACAGCGAAAGAGAAGTTAAGTACTTCGTTAGAAATCTCTTGGACTGGGCGAGATTTGCTGAGCTTATCTGGGTGGATTCTGACGAACAAACCATCCACCTGGAAACCGAGGAAGACGAAGAAAACAATCCTGAGCAAAACGACCAAGCAGAAGAGTGA
- a CDS encoding Mth938-like domain-containing protein, which translates to MVSEGLAFGEIVIQGKSYRDDVFLGYGEPQPWQRIEPHQVVLEDVQELIPSDVCYVVFGTGFTGRMVVSPVVAEHLHKKGIACVEQKTPQALETYEKLLSKGEKAVAFLHLGC; encoded by the coding sequence TTGGTTAGCGAAGGTTTGGCTTTTGGGGAAATCGTTATCCAAGGCAAGTCTTATCGAGACGATGTGTTCCTTGGATATGGCGAGCCGCAACCTTGGCAAAGAATAGAACCCCATCAAGTGGTATTGGAGGATGTACAGGAGCTAATTCCTTCTGATGTTTGCTATGTAGTTTTCGGAACAGGTTTCACTGGGCGTATGGTAGTTTCGCCTGTTGTGGCAGAGCACCTCCACAAGAAAGGTATAGCTTGTGTGGAGCAGAAAACGCCACAGGCTTTGGAGACTTACGAGAAGCTCCTAAGCAAAGGCGAAAAAGCTGTGGCGTTTCTGCATTTGGGCTGCTAA
- a CDS encoding ABC transporter ATP-binding protein — MSAVTLLDVRNLNLTFKEKGKELSVLEDISFTLDEGEFLCLVGPSGSGKSTILRIISGILNEYTGEVLYKGEPNPQPNPNVSMVFQSFALIPWLTVQENIELVLEARGIAPRQRIRTALRYIDMVGLDSFEDAYPRELSGGMKQRVGIARALAVEPEILLMDEPFSALDVLTAADLREQVVNLWLEKRLPLKSVLMVTHNMEEAVFLADRILVLSARPGHIIGEISVDLPRPRDSRDKAFEEILDKVYSMILSSRIKS; from the coding sequence ATGAGTGCGGTGACGTTATTGGATGTTAGAAATTTAAACCTGACATTTAAAGAGAAGGGAAAAGAGCTTTCTGTATTGGAAGATATTAGTTTTACCTTAGACGAAGGCGAATTCCTTTGTTTGGTTGGACCCTCTGGCTCTGGAAAATCCACCATACTGCGAATCATAAGTGGTATCCTGAATGAATACACTGGCGAGGTTCTCTACAAGGGAGAGCCTAACCCTCAACCGAACCCAAACGTGAGCATGGTTTTCCAAAGCTTCGCACTCATACCTTGGCTAACTGTACAAGAGAATATAGAGCTCGTTTTGGAAGCTCGAGGTATAGCCCCACGCCAGAGGATAAGAACAGCCCTAAGATACATCGACATGGTAGGATTGGATTCCTTTGAAGATGCCTACCCAAGAGAACTTTCTGGTGGCATGAAACAGCGAGTAGGAATAGCTAGAGCTTTGGCAGTGGAGCCTGAAATTCTACTCATGGATGAACCATTTTCTGCTTTGGACGTACTAACCGCAGCGGACCTCAGAGAACAAGTAGTGAATTTGTGGCTAGAGAAACGTCTGCCCCTTAAGTCCGTACTCATGGTTACTCATAACATGGAAGAAGCTGTTTTTTTGGCAGACCGCATTTTAGTGCTAAGCGCCAGACCTGGTCACATCATTGGAGAAATAAGTGTAGACCTACCAAGACCCCGTGATTCTCGTGACAAGGCTTTTGAAGAAATCCTAGACAAAGTTTACTCAATGATTCTGTCTAGCCGCATTAAAAGTTGA
- a CDS encoding chemotaxis protein CheA yields the protein MDDMNEYLPIFLQESYDYINLLNNNLVLLEQDPSNKQALAEVFRAAHTLKGMSATMGFQFLADAAHELESALQIYRDTHEPVDEKAIELGFRVLDYMENQMKRIEANESLEPFHVTSSNEVNEKGKKETTLEVTSSFALGAFEEEVVRAALEQGQKAAILEINLEQGVLMKGVRAFMVFKAIEDSGFEAISSQPDAESLEKEEFDLEFRVLVVGSGDLDSLRNKILRIAEVASVDVIEIGLNEQAFPSSSNELREQTSTKQSDSGEGTKNPNSSDSLAQAYAASAAATAEEVDQQQQKKPIKNYIRVPEEHVNNLMSAISELVLEKAELELAIKTGNEEALWSLYERLSRSINLAQGEITALRMTPLSFVFERFPRMVRDLSRDLQKQVRFIMEGGDTEIDRTIIDRLGDPLVHLLRNAVDHGIERPEDRIKAGKDPTGTVRLKAYHEGNNVYIVVEDDGAGIDTAKVLAKAVERGLVTSDQASFLSQEEIFSFLFLPGFSTSDTVSEISGRGVGMDVLKNTVEELGGTVQVRSVLGKGTTVIMRLPLTMAIISALLVKVNGLIFALPLSVVEEISNDVEAVKETPQGNVLLLRGELLPVYSVAGLLNLPDNGQNNHIVVIRNGQKKAALLVAETVGKQEIVIKPLKSRFVPRYVDGATLLGDGTIGLVVNTSMLLEGHNNVKR from the coding sequence ATGGACGATATGAACGAGTACCTTCCCATCTTTCTTCAGGAAAGCTACGACTATATAAATTTGTTGAATAACAACTTGGTTTTATTGGAGCAAGATCCCAGTAATAAACAAGCGTTAGCAGAAGTTTTTAGGGCTGCTCATACACTCAAAGGTATGTCTGCTACAATGGGTTTCCAATTCTTGGCTGATGCGGCACATGAATTAGAAAGTGCTCTACAAATTTACCGTGATACACACGAACCTGTGGATGAGAAAGCTATTGAGCTTGGCTTTCGAGTTCTCGACTATATGGAGAACCAAATGAAAAGAATCGAGGCTAACGAGTCACTTGAGCCGTTTCACGTTACTTCCTCAAATGAGGTAAACGAGAAGGGAAAAAAAGAAACTACCCTTGAGGTTACGTCTAGCTTTGCCTTAGGTGCTTTTGAGGAAGAGGTTGTTCGCGCAGCGTTGGAGCAAGGGCAAAAGGCAGCCATCTTAGAAATCAATTTAGAACAAGGTGTTTTGATGAAGGGTGTCAGAGCTTTCATGGTATTCAAAGCCATTGAGGATTCTGGTTTTGAAGCTATAAGTTCTCAGCCCGATGCAGAAAGTCTTGAAAAAGAAGAGTTCGATCTAGAGTTTAGAGTGCTCGTGGTGGGTAGCGGAGATCTTGACAGCTTAAGGAACAAAATTCTTCGCATTGCTGAAGTAGCTTCTGTGGATGTAATTGAGATCGGTCTCAACGAACAAGCATTTCCCAGTAGTAGCAATGAGCTACGCGAACAAACTTCAACCAAGCAGTCCGATAGCGGAGAAGGGACAAAAAACCCGAACTCTTCAGACAGCTTGGCTCAAGCCTATGCGGCCAGCGCTGCAGCAACAGCAGAAGAAGTTGACCAGCAACAACAGAAAAAGCCCATAAAGAACTATATCAGGGTGCCTGAAGAACATGTTAATAATCTCATGTCTGCTATTTCTGAACTGGTACTTGAAAAAGCTGAGCTGGAACTAGCCATAAAAACGGGAAACGAGGAAGCTCTATGGTCACTGTATGAACGCTTGAGCCGTTCTATTAATTTGGCGCAAGGCGAAATCACGGCGCTACGTATGACTCCTTTGTCTTTTGTATTTGAGCGTTTCCCAAGGATGGTGCGTGATCTTTCCAGAGATTTACAAAAACAGGTTAGGTTCATTATGGAGGGTGGGGACACTGAAATAGACAGAACAATAATCGATCGACTGGGTGACCCGTTAGTGCACCTATTAAGAAATGCAGTAGACCATGGTATTGAAAGACCTGAAGATAGAATAAAGGCTGGCAAGGATCCAACGGGAACTGTTAGATTAAAAGCCTATCATGAAGGCAACAACGTTTACATAGTAGTGGAAGATGATGGTGCAGGGATTGATACTGCGAAGGTTCTTGCAAAAGCTGTGGAGCGTGGTTTGGTAACTTCAGATCAGGCATCTTTTCTTTCTCAAGAAGAAATATTTAGTTTCTTATTCTTACCTGGTTTTTCTACGTCGGATACTGTTTCAGAAATATCAGGGCGTGGCGTGGGTATGGATGTTCTAAAAAACACTGTGGAAGAGTTAGGAGGAACTGTACAAGTGCGCTCAGTTCTCGGTAAGGGGACCACAGTAATTATGCGCTTACCTCTGACCATGGCTATCATTAGTGCTCTGCTCGTAAAGGTGAATGGATTGATCTTTGCACTGCCTCTTTCGGTGGTCGAGGAGATTAGCAATGATGTTGAAGCTGTTAAAGAAACACCGCAAGGGAATGTGCTTTTGCTCAGAGGTGAGCTTTTGCCTGTGTATTCTGTGGCAGGTTTGCTGAATTTACCTGATAATGGACAGAATAACCATATTGTGGTCATAAGGAATGGTCAGAAAAAAGCTGCACTCTTAGTGGCTGAAACAGTTGGCAAACAGGAAATCGTTATAAAACCTTTGAAATCGAGGTTTGTACCACGCTACGTTGATGG
- a CDS encoding COG2426 family protein: MNLNKWIYLTLISMSPIVECRGSIPYGLLAGLPVVGVFIVAFFSNTLMGIVVYEGVKLLKSWLLRYPKLRNYYENYVRNALKRFKQYETGIAVSLAIFVGIPLPGTGAFTGAVVAEALEVKRPLAWASLAAGVLIACTVVTLITWSAMQIAR; this comes from the coding sequence GTGAACCTGAATAAATGGATCTACTTAACACTTATTTCTATGAGCCCCATTGTGGAATGCCGAGGCAGCATTCCATACGGATTATTAGCAGGGCTGCCCGTAGTTGGAGTTTTCATAGTAGCGTTCTTCAGTAACACATTAATGGGCATAGTAGTTTACGAAGGAGTAAAGCTACTCAAGTCCTGGCTACTAAGGTACCCAAAACTGAGGAATTACTATGAGAACTATGTGAGAAACGCCTTAAAGCGATTCAAACAATACGAAACGGGTATAGCTGTATCCTTAGCCATCTTTGTGGGAATTCCATTGCCTGGTACAGGTGCATTCACAGGGGCAGTAGTTGCAGAAGCACTAGAAGTAAAAAGACCTCTGGCATGGGCTTCACTGGCTGCTGGCGTGCTAATAGCTTGCACAGTGGTTACGCTCATAACATGGTCTGCTATGCAAATTGCGAGGTGA